A single window of Cryptococcus tetragattii IND107 chromosome 4 map unlocalized Ctg04, whole genome shotgun sequence DNA harbors:
- a CDS encoding serine/threonine-protein phosphatase PP1: protein MGEQPEIDLDSVIDRLLEVRGNRPGKAVQLAEYEIKYLCTKAREIFISQPILLELEAPIKICGDIHGQYYDLLRLFEYGGFPPEANYLFLGDYVDRGKQSLETICLLLAYKIKYPENFFILRGNHECASINRIYGFYDECKRRYNIKLWKTFTDCFNCLPIAAIIDEKIFTMHGGLSPDLQSMEQIRRVMRPTDVPDTGLLCDLLWSDPDKDITGWSENDRGVSFTFGPDVVSRFLQKHDMDLICRAHQVVEDGYEFFAKRQLVTLFSAPNYCGEFDNAGAMMSVDDTLLCSFQILKPAEKKPKYGGYGGSARR from the exons ATGGGAGAACAGCCTGAAATTGATCTTGACTCAGTCATCGACCGACTGTTAGAAG TGCGAGGGAACAGGCCAGGCAAGGCAGTGCAGTTGGCAGAATACGAAATCAAATACCTTTGCACCAAAGCCCGTGAAATTTTCATCAGTCAGCCGATCCTCCTTGAACTCGAAGCGCCCATCAAAATCTGTG GTGACATCCATGGACAATATTACGACTTGTTGCGTCTATTTGAGTACGGTGGTTTCCCCCCCGAAGCCAATtacctcttccttggtgATTATGTCGATCGAGGCAAGCAGTCTCTTGAGACTATCTGCCTGCTGTTGGCGTATAAAATCAAGTACCCTGAAAACTTTTTCATCCTGAGAGGAAACCACGAGTGCGCTAGTATTAATAGAATCTATGGATTCTATGATGAGT GCAAACGTCGCTACAACATTAAGCTCTGGAAGACTTTTACCGACTGCTTCAACTGTCTCCCCATTGCGGCGATTATCGACGAGAAGATCTTCACAATGCACGGAGGTTTGAGTCCTGACTTACAAAGTATGGAGCAGATCAGGAGAGTTATGCGACCAACAGATGTTCCCGACACCG GCCTGCTTTGTGATTTGCTTTGGTCCGATCCGGACAAGGACATCACTGGATGGAGCGAGAATGATCGAGGAGTCTCGTTCACTTTTGGTCCAGACGTTGTTTCTCGGTTCTTGCAAAAGCACGATATGGACTTGATTTGTCGAGCGCATCAG gttgttgaagatggtTACGAATTCTTCGCCAAGCGACAGCTTGTCACTCTATTCTCTGCCCCTAATTATTGTGGCGAATTTGATAATGCTGGTGCGATGATGAGCGTAGACGACACTTTACTTTGTTCCTTCCAA ATTCTGAAACCTGCCGAAAAGAAGCCGAAGTATGGTGGATACGGCGGCAGCGCGCGGCGTTAG